Genomic window (Egicoccus halophilus):
CCGAGCAGGTAGTACAGCCGCCCGCCCCCACCGGCGTCGCCGCCGGTCACGCGGGCCCACTTGTCGCGCAGATAGGCGCAGTCGGCCGCGAAGTAGGTCGGGCGACCGTCGGAGCGCACGATCACGCGGTCCTTGTCGTCCCCGAACTCGCTGGTGCGCAGGAAGGTCGCGCCCTCGGACTCGTAGGTGCGTCCGTCGTCGGTCAGCTGGGCGATCGCCGCGTCGATCGACCCGGTGTCGTGCAGGGTGCGCTCCGAGAACCACACGTCGAAGTCGACCCCGAGCTGGTGCATCTGGCCGGCGATGCGCTGGCGCATCGCCTCGACGGCCAGGACCCCGACCCGGGCGCCGATGCGAGGGTCGATCCGCGGGTCGGCGCCGGTCGCGGCGTCCTCGACCAGCCCGTCCTCGCCGGCACCGTCGTGCTCGACCCCACCACCGAGCTCGATGTCGGCGTCGGGCACGTGCTCGAAGACGTCCTCGCCGTGCTCGGCCCGCACCTGCTCGACGAGCTCGGGCAGGTAGCTGCCGCGGTAGTGGCCCTCGCCGAGCGGCAGTCCGCGGGCGGTGAGCACGACCGACTCCCCGAAGCGCCGGATCTGCTCCCCCGCGTCGTTGACGTAGTACTCGCGCGTCACCTCGTGCCCGTCGGCCTCGAGCAGGGCGGCGATCGCGTCGCCGACGGCGGCCCACCGACCGGCGCCGACGTGCAGCGGGCCGGTGGGGTTCGCCGAGACGAACTCGAGGTTGATCGTCTCCCGCTCCCGGGCGTCGCGGTGGCGGCGACCGAACGCCTCCCCCTGCGCGATCACGTGCCGGACCAGGTCCTGGTGGTAGCGGTGCGCGAGCCGGAAGTTGACGAAGCCGGGCCCGGCGATCTCGACGGCCTCGACGGCGTCGGGCAGTTCGAGGTGGTCGACGATGGCCTGCGCGATCTCCCGCGGCGGGCGCTTGGCCGGCTTGGCCAGCCGCAGCGGAACGGTCGTCGCCCAGTCCCCGTGCTCGGCCTGGCGTGGGCGCTCGAGATCGGGGTCCGCCTCGGGCAGGCCGGCCGCTCCCAGCGCCGATCGGATCCGGCCGGCGAGGTCGGCGAGAACGGGGTCGAGCAGTTCGGGGCGGGCCATGGCGACGCTCCGGCGGGAGAGGGGACGGACAGGAACTCGGGATCGCCGCAGGACGACGACGGGCGTCGGGCACCGACGTCGGCGACGCGCCGCGGACGCACCGGGCGGGCAGCCTACGGGTCGGCGGCCACGACGTGCACCGTGTGCCCGTCAGCGGCGGCCGGCCGCGAGCCGCTCGATGGTCTCGACGAGGTCCACCGGGTCGAACGGCTTGGTGATGTAGGCGTCCGCACCGCTGGCGAAACCGCGGTCGAGGTCCGCCTGCTGGGCCCGCGCCGAGACGAACACGATCGGGGTGGCGGTCAGCTCGGGGTCGGCGCGCACGGCCTCGCAGACCTGGAACCCGTCCATCTCCGGCATCATCACGTCGAGCAGGACGACCTCGGGCTGCTGGGCACGGATGGTGTCCAGCGCCACCCGCCCGTTGTCAGCGAGCAGCACCTCGTGCCCCTCCATCTCCAGGTTCACCTGGAGCAGACGCAGGATGGTGGGATCGTCGTCCACAGCGAGCACGCGCACCAAGGCCCCTCACCTCCGGGCGCGAACGCTATCCCGTCGACACGCGTGTCAGGTCGCGTCTCCCCGACCGCCGTGCCGGTGCGCTCGGGCCGCGCGTTCGGGCCGTCTGGCGTGCGTGCTACGGTGTGCGTCCGCGAACGCTGGTGCCGGTGCGGCCCCGCGCCGTCGCGAACGACCCGCCCCCGTAGCTCAGTGGATAGAGCACTGGCCTCCGGAGCCAGAAGCGTAGGTTCGATTCCTACCGGGGGTACCACCGGCCGGCCGCCGAGCGATGCTCGACGGCCGTTCGTGCGTTCCGGCGCCGCCGTCGTCGGTGGGGGTCGGCGGGAACCACGGCGAGCGGTCCGTGCTGGTGGCGTCCGTGTGTGTGGCGTCAGTGCGTGGCGAGCAACCACTTCTCGTCGAGCCGCCCGAACCGCTCGAGTCCGGCCTGCGCGAGCGAGGCGTCGAGCCCGTCCTCGTCGAGGACCTCCGCGGTGAAGTGCTGGGTCCACTCCCGCTCGCCGAGCACGTAGGTGATTGCGGCGTCGAAGCTCGCCCCGCGCTGCTCGAGCAGCCGGAACCGCAGCGTGACCTCGCCGGCCGTGCCCTCACCGTCACGCAGGTCGTCGATCGCCGCCGGGTTCCAGTGCTCGAGGTAGGCCGACCCACCCGGGGCCAGATGTCGGGCGACGGCCAGCAGCAGGGCGCGCCGTTCGTCGCGGTCGGCGGTGTTGACCAGGTGGCTGGCCAGCACCACCGCCGAGAAGCGGCGGCCGAGGTCGAGTTGCTCGATGCGGGCCTGCACGCCCTCGACGCCCGGGGCGAGGTGGGCGAGCATCTCGGCGGACTCGTCGACCCCGACCACCTCGTGGCCGCGTCGCGCCAGCTCGTTGGCGAGCCGTCCGACCCCGCATCCCAGGTCGAGCACGCTCGCGCCGGGGTAGAGGTCGTCGAGCACCGGGGCGAAGTCGCGCTCCGCCGGGATCGCGAGGTAGATCGGTACCGGCGAACCGTCCGGCGTGACCTCGACATCCGTCACCGGGACCCCCTCGCAACGACGCGGCGGCCGCGGTCGACGGCCGGCGCGCACGCTACCGGGCCGTGCCGCCGGGACACCGGGAACTCAGTCCGCGTGCACGGGCCGCAGGTAGCGGGCCTCGACCAGGCAGAACGCGCCGAACACGACCAGGCCGACGCCGAGCAACGGGAGCAGGAGACGGCCGTAGGGCGCCTCGACCACCTGCTGCAGCGTGTTGTCGAGACCCACGCCGGCCTCCGGGTCGTGCCGCCAGGCCGCCAGCCCCACGAAGCCACCGGCGAGCAGGAACACCACCCCCCGGGCCGCGTAGCCGACGCGACCGACGAACTCGAGTCGACGGCGGGTGCGACCCGCCAGTGCCTGCACGTCGACGTGGTCGCGGAAGGCCGCGCTCCACGCCTCGCGCAGCTGGACCACCCCGACCACCAGCACCCCGAACCCGACCGCCGCGACGGCCAGCCGTCCCCCCGGTCGAGCCAGGGCGAGGGCGGTCAGACTCTCCTCGGCGCCCTCGGCCCCGTGGCCCTGACCCGAGGCCTCCCACCAGGCCAGCACCGCGAGGGTCCCGTACAACGCCGCCCGGGCGGCGAACGTCAGCCGCGCGAGCCAGCCCGGCAGCGAGCTGACGCGCGCCGAGGCGCCCCGCACGCTCTGCCAGGCACGGAACAGCGCGTAGCCGCTCAGGCCGAGCGCGAGCACCGTCACCAACGCGCGACCGAAGGGCTGCCGCGCCACGAGGGTGATGGCCCCCTGCTGGTCCACCTCCTCGGGCGCGCTACCGGCCGCCAACCGAACGGCGAGCACACCCAGCACGGCGTAGAGCACGCCCTTCGCGGTGAAGCCGGCACGCGCCAGGCGATCGACGCTGCGCCGGCCTCCCGCCGCGGTCGCACTGGCCATGCCACTCCTCCTGCATTCGGGTGCATCGATAGCACAGGACCGGCAGGAGGCCGGCCGGCCGGTCACGGGCACACGTCCCGTCCGCGTGTCGGTCGCGGTCGGGCCGGGCACTACGCTCGGGTGTGTCCACCGCGCTCACGACGGTTCGCGACGGCACGGGTCGACCCTCGGGGTCGCGCCGTCGGGCGCACCGACCGCCTGCGAGGCCTGCATGTCCGCCCCCCTCGACGTGTCCGACCGTTCCCTGTACTCCCGCACGGTCGGCATCGACCACGATCCGCTGGCAGGACCGCGCCGGCACGTCGACGAACGCGGGCGGGAGGTCGCACCCGACCTGCTCGCGCTCATGGGCGACACGCCGCTCGTGCGCCTCGACCGGCTGTCGAAGGACGTCGGCCCGACGCTGCTGGCCAAGCTCGAGATGCTCAATCCGGGCGGCAGCGTCAAGGACCGCATCGGCATCGCGATGATCGAGGCGGCGGAGGCGGCCGGGGTGCTCCATCCCGGGGGCACGATCGTCGAGCCGACCTCCGGCAACACCGGCGTCGGCCTCGCGATCGCCTCCGCCCGCAAGGGCTACCGGTGCGTGTTCGTGGTGCCCGACAAGGTCTCGACCGACAAGATCTCGCTGATGCGGGCCTACGGCGCCGAGGTGGTGGTCTGCCCGACCTCGGTCGAACCCGACGACCCGCGCTCCTACTACTCGGTGTCCGACCGGCTCGCCGCCCAGCCCAACGCGTTCAAGCCCAACCAGTACTTCAACCAGGCCAACCCGCAGACCCACGTGTTCTCCACCGGCCCGGAGCTGTGGCGACAGACCAACGGGCTGATCGACGCGTTCGTGTGCGGCGTCGGCACCGGCGGGACCGCCACGGGCGTGGGGCGCTACCTGAAGGACAGGAACGCGTCGGTGCAGATCGTCGGTGCCGACCCGGAGGGCTCGCTGTACTCCGGTGACGAGGTCCACACCTACCTCGTCGAGGGCATCGGCGAGGACTTCTGGCCGCAGACCTTCGATCCGGCGATCGTCGACCACTGGTACCGGGTCAGCGACCGCGACTCGTTCCTGACCGCCCGCCGCTGCGCCCGTGAGGAGGGGATCCTCGTCGGTGGCTCGTGCGGGACGGCGCTGTGGGCCGGGCTCGAGTACGCCAGGGACCAGCCCGAGGACGCGACCATCGTCGTCCTGCTGCCCGACTCGGGCCGCGGCTATCTGTCGAAGTTCTACGACGAACGCTGGCTCGCCGAGCACGGGTTCGTCGAGCACGCCTCGGGTGCCGGCACCGTGGGTGACGTGCTGCACGCCAAGGGCGCCGAGCTGCCGCCCCTGGTCCACCTGCACCCGGGCGAGCAGGTGTCCCAGGCGATCTCGCTGCTCAAGGAGTACGGCGTGAGCCAGATGCCGGTGTTCCGCGAGGGGGTCCACGACGACGCGACCGCCGACGACATCCTCGGCTCGGTGCGCGAGAACGCCCTGCTCGACGCGGCGCTGCGCGACCCGGAGGCGATGAGCAAGCCGGTCATCGAGGTCATGCAGCCCCCGTTGGCGACCGCCGCCACCGACGACGCGCTCGACCACGTGCTGGCGGGCCTGGCCACGGGCGCGCCGGCGGTGGTCGTGCACGACGCCGGCCGCGCCGTCGGCGTGCTCACCCGCGCCGACCTGCTGACGTTCCTCGCCACCCGCTGAAGGCTTCCGCGATGCAGTTCGAGACCCGCGCCATCCACGTCGGTCAGGAACCCGAGCCGCGCACCGGCGCGGTGGTGGTCCCGATCTACCAGACCTCCACCTTCGCCCAGCCCCGCGTCGGTGAGCACACCGGCTACGAGTACGCCCGCACCGGCAACCCGACGCGCACCGCCCTGCAGGAGTGCCTGGCCAGCCTCGAGGGAACCGAGCAGGCGGTGTGCTTCGCCTCGGGTCTCGCCGCCGAGGACGCGGTGCTGCGCCTGCTCGCTCCCGGCGACCACGTCGTCATGGCCAACGACGTCTACGGCGGCACGTGGCGCCTGATCAGCAAGGTGCACGCCCGCTACGGCATCGAGGTGTCCGCGGTCGACCTGACCGACCTCGACGCGGTCGCGGCGGCCTTCCGGCCGACCACCCGGTTCGTGTGGGCCGAGACGCCCTCGAACCCACTGCTGAAGGTGCTGGACCTGGCCGCGCTGGCCGAGCTGGCCCATGACCGGGACGCCTGGCTGGTCGCCGACAACACCTTCGCCACGCCCTACCTGCAGCGCCCCACCGACCTCGGTGCCGACCTGGTGGTGCACTCCACCACCAAGTACCTCGGCGGGCACTCGGACGTGGTCGGGGGCGCGGCGTGCACCGACGCGCAGACCGCCGCCGACCTCGCCTTCCTGCAGAACGCCGTCGGCGCGGTGCCCGGCCCGTTCGACTCGTGGCTCACCCTGCGTGGCATCAAGACGCTCGGTGTGCGCATGGACCGCCACTGTGCCAACGCCGGCCGCATCGCCGAGTTCCTCGCCGACCACGACCGGGTCGAGCAGGTCCTCTACCCGGGTCTGTCCGACCACCCGGGTCACGAGCTCGCGGCCCGGCAGATGACCGGGTTCGGCGGCATGATCAGCTTCCGGGTCGCCGGCGGGGTCGAGGCCGCCCGCCGTGTCGCGGAGGGCACGCGCCTGTTCTTCCTGGCCGAGTCGCTCGGCGGCGTCGAGAGCCTGATCGAGCACCCCGGCATCATGACCCACGCCTCGGTGGTGGGCACCGACCTCGAGGTCGCCGACGACCTGCTGCGCATCTCGGTGGGCATCGAGTCGGTCGACGACCTGCTCGCCGACCTCGCCACGGCCCTGGACTGACGGGCCCGGTGCGCGCGCTGCTGCTGTTCAACCCGAACGCGACCACGACCGACGACCGGGTCCGTGACGTCATCGCCTCGGCGCTGGCGTCGGCGGTCGAGCTCGACGTGCAGCCGACCAAGCAACGCGGACATGCGACGCACATCGTCGCCGGCGCCGTGCACGAAGGGGTCGACGCGGTGTTCGCCCTCGGCGGCGACGGCACCGCCAACGAGGTCCTGCAGGCACTGGTGGGCACCGACGTCCGGCTCGGGATCATCCCTGGCGGGGGCGCGAACGTGCTCGCGCGCTCGCTCGGGCTGCCCAACGACGCGGTCGCGGCGACCTCGGTCCTGCTCGAGCACCTGCGGGCCGACCGCACCCGCCGGATCACGCTCGGACGGGCCAACGAGCGCTGGTTCGGGTTCAACGCCGGCTTCGGCTTCGACGCCGCGGTCGTCCGCCACGTCGAACAGCACCCGCAGGTCAAACGCGTGTTCCGTCAGGCCGCCTTCGTGGCCTCCACGACCCGCGAGTGGTTCGTGGGTGAAGGCCGCGGATGCCCGCGCATCACCCTGCACCACGCCGACGGCAGCGTCGCGGGTCCGTACCTGGTGGCGGTCGTGGCCAACACCGATCCCTACACCTTCCTCGGGCCGCGGCCGATGCACGTCCACCCCCGGGCGTCGTTCGATCTCGGCCTCGACCTGGTGGGCATCCGGCGGGTGTCCACCGTCGCGCTGCTGCGCATCCTCAACCGGGTCTTCCGCGACGGCGAGCACGTGCGGGCCAAGGGCCTGGACTACGTCCACGACCTGGCGGCGTTCACCCTCTCGTCACCCGAGCCGTTGCCACTGATGGTGGACGGTGATTACTCCGGTGAGCACCTCCAGGTGACCTTCGCGGCCGTCCCGGACGCGCTCCGCGTGCTCGCCTGAGCGTCGTCGTCCGCGCCGCAGTCGCGGCTGTCCGCTGCCTGGCCCCTCCCAACGCCGCGTTCCGGGCCAATCGGCACAGGCGGCCCGCGTCGCGTTCGGCGCCCGGCCCGGCTCGTGCGGTCATCGCTCGCCTGCACGCAACGGCAAGCACTCCTCCGACCAACCCCTTGACTTGTGCTCCAGGAACGTTACGGTCCCGTTCCGGGTTCGAGAATTCGTTCACAAGCCGACGGCCGTGCCCCGCAGGTCCCCCTCGGTGAGCGAGTTCTTCGCGAGTTCACACGGCGGAGGCCACCTGGCGGTCGCCTCCTGCTCGGGCCCGGCCCCACCCACCCCACCCACCTGACGTTCTCCGTCGCCCGGCCCCGAGGCGTGCCCGGGGACCTCGGCGACGTCGACAGGGAGAAGACCCATGGACTGGCGAAGCCGCGCCGCGTGCATCGACGAGGACCCGGAGCTGTTCTTCCCGATCGGGACGACCGGCCCGGCGGTCGAGCAGGCCGACGCTGCCAAGCGGGTCTGCACCCGTTGTGACGTCCGTGAGCAGTGCCTCGAGATGGCACTGAGCACCAACCAGGACGCCGGCATCTGGGGCGGCCTCACCGAGGACGAGCGCCGCACCCTCAAGCGTGCCCGTCAGCGCCGCCGCCGTATGGCGAGCTGACACGACGCGGGCCCCGCGCGAACGACGCGAGGACGGGCCCACGATGCACCCGCACCCGCAGCACGCGAGACGACCCCGGCAACCGTGCGGCGCCCCGACGGCGCCACGCGGACCGGGGTCGACGCGTGTCCGGCGACGGACGGCCCGGGCGGCCTCAGCGGGGCAGGGGCAGCAGGGACTCGCAGACCGTTCCCGTCGCGTCGGTGCGTCGGCGCACCTCCAGCGTCCCGCCGAGCTCGGACTCCACCAGGGTCGCGGCGATCCGCAGCCCGAGGTTGGCATCGCGCTCCAGCGACCAGCCGTCGGGGACGCCGACGCCGTCGTCACACACCTCCAGGTGCAGACTCGCCGAACGTCGCTCGAGTGCGACGACGATGTCGCCACCGCGGGTCGGGAACGCGTGCTCGACCGAGTTCTGCAACAGCTCCGAGAGCACCAGGGCGAGCGGGGTGGCCACTTCGGCGGGCAGCTCACCCGCACCGCCGTCCAGCAGCATGCGCACGGGCCGCTCCGGATCGGTCAGGCCGGTCGAGAGCATGTCGATCAGCCGCTGCGCGACCTTGTCGAAGCTGACCCGCTGCCGTGAGTCCTGCGAGAGGGTCTCGTGCACGAGGGCGATCGAGGAGATCCGGCGGACCGACTCCCCCAGCGCGTCGCGGGCCTCGTCGGAGGTCAACCGCCGCGACTGCAGCCGGAGCAGTGACGCCACCGTCTGCAGATTGTTCTTCACGCGATGGTGGATCTCGCGGATCGTGGCGTCCTTGTAGAGCAGCAATCGCTCGTGACGCCGCAGCTCGGTGACCTCCCGGATGAGCATCAGGCCCCCCAGGACGTGGTGCTCACGCGTGAGCGGTAGCAGACGCCGCAGGACGACCGCGCCCCTGGCCTCCACCTCGGACTCGAGCGGTTCCCCGTCCGCCAACGCCTCGAGCACGGCAACGTCGTCGAGGTCGAAGTCCCCGAGGTTGCGGCCCAGGATGTTGTCGACGACCCCGAGTCGCCGGTAGGCACTGATCGCGTTCGGGGACGCGTAGACGACCGTCCCGCTCGGGTCGACCCGGAGCAGGCCGTCACCGACCCGGGGGGCGAGCTCGCGTTCGGGGTCCTCGCCGGGGAAGGGGAACGAACCGTCGGCGAGCATGTTGGACAGCTCGTTGGCGACCTGGAGATAGGTCAGCTCGAGCTGGGACGGCGCGCGCACCATCGAGAGGTTGGCCTCCCGGGTGACCACGGCGATGACCTCGCCCTCGAAGGGGACCGGGATCGCCTCCTCGCGCACCGGCACCCCGGTGGACCAGTCCGGCTCGCCGTCACGGACGATCCGTCCGCCGTCGAAGGCGCGCTGGACGGCCGACCGCTCCTGCGGGCCGAAGACGGTCCCGACCAGATCGTCGTAGTAGATGGTCTGCGCCGTGTAGGGGCGCATCTGCGCCACGACCGTCAGCTCACCGCTGGACGGGTCGCGACAGAACATCAGCAGGTCCGCGAACGACAGGTCGGCGAGGATCTGCCAGTCGGAGACGATCGCCTGCAGGGTGTCGACCGCGGCGCCGAAGAGGCCACCGTGGTTCTCGACCAGCTCCTGGAGCGACGACACGTCAGCGCGGCAGGAAGCGCTGCAACTGCTGCAGCGGTACGGCTTCGCGGATGTGCTCGAAGGCGCGCTTCTCGATGTCACGGGCCTCGCTCATCGACAGCCCCAGGGTGCGGGCGGTGTCGGCGAGGTCGTGCGGGTGCCCGTCGGTCAGCCCCATGCGCAGCTCGAGGACCCGGCGTTGGGTCTCCGGGAGCCGCTTGAGCACCTTCTCGAGCGGACCGGCGAGCTGACTGACGGTCTCGTTCTCGGTCGGTGCGGAGCGGCCACCGCGGCGGCCGGCGGGGGCGCCGTGACGACCCCCCTGCCCACCGGCACCTCCACGCCCGCCTCCGGCACCACCCCGGGCGCCGCCGCGCGTGCCCCCACCACCGCGGGAGGCACCGTCGCCGGCGTTCCGGCGACCGTTTCGGCCACCGGAACCGGATCCACGCTTCGAGGAATCGTCCATGCGGGGCAGGGTAGCCGCACCGACCGATGGCCGAGCCGGGCACCGCCACCCCGACCATCGGGACGCTGCCGGCGGCTGCGCGCGCTCGCGTGCGCGGCCATGCTGCGGCTCTGCCCGATCGCACGCCGACCCCCGGGGGTATCGCGACCATGCGCCTGCGCCGTTCCCGACTGCTCACCACCTGCGCCGCGGGCCTGCTCCTGGCGGCCTGTTCGGGAGGTCCGGAGGAGACCGACGCCAGCGACGCGCCACCGCCGCGGGACGACGAGACGGCCGAACAGGACCCGGCTGCGGCCGGCGAGGCCTGCGAGCAGGCGTTCGCCGACGCCGAGACGGCCGAGGACGGGCAGGCCGCACTGATGGCGGCCGTGGCGGCCTGTGACGACATCGCGTCGTTCACGGCCGCGTCCGCCGAGCACCCCGACGCGCTCGGGGACGTCGAGCCGCACGTGTTCCTGGCCGAGGCGTGCGACGACGCGACCGAGCCCGCCGTGAGCGAGAGCCCGTTGTGCGACGAGGTCGCCGGCGAGCAGAACTGAGCGGACCGGGTACCGCCGCGAGCCGTCTCAGGCGTCCTGCAGGACCCCGAGCTCGCGCAGGCGTTCGACCAACTCGTCGGGCGGGACGTCCTGGATGACCGCGAGCGCCCGCAGGTCGTCGCCGCGGACCGAGAGCACCCGGCGGTTGAAGTCGCCCCGCTGCACCTGGATCGACTCGCAGTAGCGCCGCAACGCCTGCCAGCCGTCGCCCAGCGCGTCGAGCCGCTCCAGGTCGATCACGAGTCCCGCCGCCTCGTCGGGATGCCGCGGTGGGGCCTCGCCCGGCAGGATCTCGCCCGGCGCGACGCCGTAGAACTCGGCCAGCTCGAGCAGGCGGGTGGCCGTGATGTTGCGGTCACCGCGCTCGTAGGAGCCGATGACCGCGGCCTTCCACCGGCCGTCGGAGCGGCGTTCGACGTCCTGCAGTGACAGCCCTCGGTCGATGCGCACACGCCGCAACCGTTCGCCGACCTCGTGGGTGTACGTCACCGTTGCCTCCGCCGTTCGAGCGCGAAAGGTATCCGGCCACCGTGCGCGGCGGGGCAGGTCAGGCGCGCGATGTGCCAGCCGCCCAGGCCAGGGTCGCGGCCAGCCCTTCCTCGAGGGTGGTCCACGGCTTCCAGCCCAGCTCCCGCGCCGCCGCCCTGGCGTCGACACAGCTGTGGTGGACCTCGCCGTCGCGAGCGGGCGCATGCACCGGCTCGTGCGGGTAGCCGGTCGCCGCGGCGAGGGCACGGAACAGCTGGAGCACGCTGGTGCGCTCCCCCGTCCCGATCAACAGGCGTCGGCCGGGCGCCCGGTCCGCGGCCAGCACCAGCGCATGCACGACGTCGTCGACGTAGACGAAGTCCCGGGTCTGTTCGCCGTCGCCGAACACGGTGCAGGGCTGCCCGGCCAGCATGCGACCGGCGAAGGTCGCCACGACCCCGCCCTCGCCCGCGGTGGTCTGGTGCGGGCCGTAGACGTTGGCCAGCGTCAGCGCGGTCCAGTCGATCCCGTGGAGCAGTTCGTAGGAGCGCAGGTAGTCCATCGCCACGCGCTTGGACACCCCGTACGGCGAGAGTGCCGGCCGGTCGAACGACTCGTCGACGGGCAGTTCGTGCTCGCTCGGCTCGCCGTAGGACCCGATGGAGGACGCGTAGACGATCTTGCGCACGTCGACCGCACGGGACGCCTCGAGCACCGCCAGGGTGCCCAGGACGTTGATCGAGGCGTCGTGGACCGGGTCCTCGACGCTGCGACGCACGTCGACCTGCGCCGCGAGGTGGAACACGACCTCCGGGTCGAGGCGCTCGAACAGGCGGGGCAGACCGCCCTGGCGGATGTCGAGGCGATCGAACTCGAAGCGCCCGGCGTGGCGTTCCCTCGCCACCGCGAGGTTGCCGAGCGCGCCCGTCGAGAGGTCGTCCACCCCGATGACCCGGTGACCGTCCTCGAGCAGCCGCAGCACCAGGTTGGAACCGATGAAGCCGGCGGCGCCGGTGACCACGACGGGACGATCGGACACGGCGAACCCTCGACTGCCAGACGCCAACGGCCCCGGAGCCTAGCGGCGTCGGTGGCCCGGCCCGGTGAGCCGACGTCGCGGTCCGCGCGGGCGGTCGTCAGCGCTCGTCGTCGACGGTGGCGAGGTGCTCACGGATGCGCACGAGCAGCGACGGCGGCGGGGCGTCGACGCAGTCACGGCGCACGATCGCGCGCAACTGCTCCTCGAACGATGCCCGATCGGTACAGGGATAGCAGGCCACCAGGTGGGTCTTGATCTGCTCGAGCGTCGTGTCGGGGAGCTCGCCGTCGAGATAGCGCTCGAGCTGTGCGAGCGCCTCCTGGCACGGCGCGCCGCAGTCGGGGACGTTGCCGGCACTCACGCGTCCACCTCCGCTTCGTCGATCAGGCCCCGCTGGAGGGCGTAGCCGGACAACGCCCGCTGCAGTTGTTTCCTTCCCCGGTGCAGTCGCGACATCACCGTGCCGACCGGGGTGTCCATGATCTCGGCGATGTCCTTGTAGGCGAAGCCCTCGACGTCGGCGAGGTACACGGCGAGCCGGAAGGTCTCGGGCAGGTCCGCCAGCGCCTGCTTGACCTCGTCCGCCGTCAGCGACTCGAGCACCTCGCGTTCGG
Coding sequences:
- a CDS encoding arginine--tRNA ligase, with the protein product MARPELLDPVLADLAGRIRSALGAAGLPEADPDLERPRQAEHGDWATTVPLRLAKPAKRPPREIAQAIVDHLELPDAVEAVEIAGPGFVNFRLAHRYHQDLVRHVIAQGEAFGRRHRDARERETINLEFVSANPTGPLHVGAGRWAAVGDAIAALLEADGHEVTREYYVNDAGEQIRRFGESVVLTARGLPLGEGHYRGSYLPELVEQVRAEHGEDVFEHVPDADIELGGGVEHDGAGEDGLVEDAATGADPRIDPRIGARVGVLAVEAMRQRIAGQMHQLGVDFDVWFSERTLHDTGSIDAAIAQLTDDGRTYESEGATFLRTSEFGDDKDRVIVRSDGRPTYFAADCAYLRDKWARVTGGDAGGGGRLYYLLGADHHGYVGRLLAAAECLGIPRERVEIRIGQLVNLLRGGEPVRMSKRTGEMIALDEVVDEVGADVTRYHFLRQGLDTMVDFDLEVVAQQSMENPVYYVQYAHARINSLVRTADERGFEAGAPEDAELSRLTHPAEVELLSAMAQLPIVVDDAAELRATQRLARYAEDLAATFHRFYTECRVLVEGDEALSRARYWLAVAARQVLANALGLLRVTAPERM
- a CDS encoding response regulator transcription factor, whose product is MRVLAVDDDPTILRLLQVNLEMEGHEVLLADNGRVALDTIRAQQPEVVLLDVMMPEMDGFQVCEAVRADPELTATPIVFVSARAQQADLDRGFASGADAYITKPFDPVDLVETIERLAAGRR
- a CDS encoding class I SAM-dependent methyltransferase; this translates as MTDVEVTPDGSPVPIYLAIPAERDFAPVLDDLYPGASVLDLGCGVGRLANELARRGHEVVGVDESAEMLAHLAPGVEGVQARIEQLDLGRRFSAVVLASHLVNTADRDERRALLLAVARHLAPGGSAYLEHWNPAAIDDLRDGEGTAGEVTLRFRLLEQRGASFDAAITYVLGEREWTQHFTAEVLDEDGLDASLAQAGLERFGRLDEKWLLATH
- a CDS encoding DUF1206 domain-containing protein — translated: MASATAAGGRRSVDRLARAGFTAKGVLYAVLGVLAVRLAAGSAPEEVDQQGAITLVARQPFGRALVTVLALGLSGYALFRAWQSVRGASARVSSLPGWLARLTFAARAALYGTLAVLAWWEASGQGHGAEGAEESLTALALARPGGRLAVAAVGFGVLVVGVVQLREAWSAAFRDHVDVQALAGRTRRRLEFVGRVGYAARGVVFLLAGGFVGLAAWRHDPEAGVGLDNTLQQVVEAPYGRLLLPLLGVGLVVFGAFCLVEARYLRPVHAD
- a CDS encoding cystathionine beta-synthase — translated: MSAPLDVSDRSLYSRTVGIDHDPLAGPRRHVDERGREVAPDLLALMGDTPLVRLDRLSKDVGPTLLAKLEMLNPGGSVKDRIGIAMIEAAEAAGVLHPGGTIVEPTSGNTGVGLAIASARKGYRCVFVVPDKVSTDKISLMRAYGAEVVVCPTSVEPDDPRSYYSVSDRLAAQPNAFKPNQYFNQANPQTHVFSTGPELWRQTNGLIDAFVCGVGTGGTATGVGRYLKDRNASVQIVGADPEGSLYSGDEVHTYLVEGIGEDFWPQTFDPAIVDHWYRVSDRDSFLTARRCAREEGILVGGSCGTALWAGLEYARDQPEDATIVVLLPDSGRGYLSKFYDERWLAEHGFVEHASGAGTVGDVLHAKGAELPPLVHLHPGEQVSQAISLLKEYGVSQMPVFREGVHDDATADDILGSVRENALLDAALRDPEAMSKPVIEVMQPPLATAATDDALDHVLAGLATGAPAVVVHDAGRAVGVLTRADLLTFLATR
- a CDS encoding cystathionine gamma-synthase; protein product: MQFETRAIHVGQEPEPRTGAVVVPIYQTSTFAQPRVGEHTGYEYARTGNPTRTALQECLASLEGTEQAVCFASGLAAEDAVLRLLAPGDHVVMANDVYGGTWRLISKVHARYGIEVSAVDLTDLDAVAAAFRPTTRFVWAETPSNPLLKVLDLAALAELAHDRDAWLVADNTFATPYLQRPTDLGADLVVHSTTKYLGGHSDVVGGAACTDAQTAADLAFLQNAVGAVPGPFDSWLTLRGIKTLGVRMDRHCANAGRIAEFLADHDRVEQVLYPGLSDHPGHELAARQMTGFGGMISFRVAGGVEAARRVAEGTRLFFLAESLGGVESLIEHPGIMTHASVVGTDLEVADDLLRISVGIESVDDLLADLATALD
- a CDS encoding diacylglycerol/lipid kinase family protein; the encoded protein is MRALLLFNPNATTTDDRVRDVIASALASAVELDVQPTKQRGHATHIVAGAVHEGVDAVFALGGDGTANEVLQALVGTDVRLGIIPGGGANVLARSLGLPNDAVAATSVLLEHLRADRTRRITLGRANERWFGFNAGFGFDAAVVRHVEQHPQVKRVFRQAAFVASTTREWFVGEGRGCPRITLHHADGSVAGPYLVAVVANTDPYTFLGPRPMHVHPRASFDLGLDLVGIRRVSTVALLRILNRVFRDGEHVRAKGLDYVHDLAAFTLSSPEPLPLMVDGDYSGEHLQVTFAAVPDALRVLA
- a CDS encoding WhiB family transcriptional regulator — its product is MDWRSRAACIDEDPELFFPIGTTGPAVEQADAAKRVCTRCDVREQCLEMALSTNQDAGIWGGLTEDERRTLKRARQRRRRMAS